In Calorimonas adulescens, one DNA window encodes the following:
- a CDS encoding DUF2812 domain-containing protein produces the protein MSKTVFRYFFDFLDGQEKWLNDMAEKGYRLKKCGKITYTFDECMPGEYEYAVEFVGDKSYSKAEDYRRYLEGMGFRTFTKNINLNFSYGKVRWRPYAKGMGQIATSPGAFNKELLIVEKKKDEKPFEMHTNVQDKLDAYKTVRRAYIWAVLMMFGLVVVTFIPNISSLSVAMTWVLRAAVAVFGALFLIPTVKYSLLVNRLRNENKIFE, from the coding sequence ATGAGCAAAACTGTATTTCGATACTTTTTTGATTTCCTAGACGGGCAGGAAAAGTGGCTGAATGATATGGCTGAGAAGGGCTACCGGCTTAAAAAATGCGGAAAAATAACCTATACTTTTGATGAATGCATGCCTGGTGAATATGAGTACGCCGTTGAGTTTGTCGGCGATAAATCCTATTCCAAGGCAGAGGACTATCGCAGGTACCTTGAAGGCATGGGATTTCGCACTTTCACAAAAAATATCAACCTAAATTTTTCTTATGGCAAGGTAAGGTGGCGGCCATATGCTAAAGGCATGGGGCAAATTGCTACGTCGCCCGGCGCTTTTAACAAAGAGCTTTTAATTGTGGAAAAAAAGAAAGATGAAAAACCATTCGAGATGCATACGAATGTGCAGGACAAGTTAGATGCTTATAAAACCGTTAGACGCGCCTATATTTGGGCCGTTCTTATGATGTTTGGACTTGTTGTTGTGACCTTTATTCCCAATATATCTTCGTTGTCAGTGGCAATGACATGGGTGCTTAGAGCTGCTGTTGCAGTCTTTGGCGCTTTGTTTCTTATCCCAACGGTGAAATATTCTTTATTGGTTAACCGATTAAGGAATGAGAACAAAATCTTTGAATAA
- a CDS encoding winged helix-turn-helix transcriptional regulator: protein MLTKEELPECPVATTVQLIGSKWKLLILRNLLQRPWRFNELRKNIPGISHKVLTDSLRSMEADGIIIRTVYPEVPPRVEYALSELGESMRPIIKAMETWGAEYQKIVKSQS, encoded by the coding sequence GTGCTGACAAAAGAAGAATTGCCTGAATGTCCTGTAGCGACCACGGTTCAATTGATAGGCAGTAAGTGGAAACTGTTGATCTTGCGAAATTTGCTTCAGCGCCCTTGGCGCTTTAACGAACTGCGAAAAAACATCCCTGGTATCAGTCACAAGGTACTGACGGATAGCCTGAGATCTATGGAAGCAGATGGAATTATTATCCGCACTGTGTACCCGGAAGTGCCGCCTCGTGTAGAATACGCCTTAAGCGAATTGGGTGAAAGCATGCGTCCAATTATTAAAGCAATGGAAACATGGGGAGCAGAGTATCAGAAAATTGTAAAAAGCCAAAGTTGA
- the acgA gene encoding ACGX-repeat peptide, producing MALSNLFGWNKKEAASACGSACGASDKPAEAPTACGATDAPAACGAADKPEEKPTACGSACGAGDNK from the coding sequence ATGGCACTTTCTAATCTGTTTGGATGGAACAAAAAAGAGGCGGCTTCTGCTTGTGGTTCTGCTTGCGGAGCATCCGATAAGCCTGCTGAAGCTCCCACTGCCTGTGGTGCTACTGATGCTCCTGCTGCCTGCGGCGCTGCTGATAAGCCGGAAGAAAAACCTACCGCCTGCGGTTCTGCCTGCGGCGCTGGCGACAACAAATAA
- the acgM gene encoding radical SAM/SPASM domain protein, ACGX system, with the protein MKQYFAFQWHITDECDQRCKHCYIFSEVHGKHLDSMNWEQMVDVVDNCCDMCEMYDRLPYFYITGGDPILHPEFWRLLGLLKERYIPFTILGNPFHLNDEVCKRLKEYGCQKYQLSLDGMRETHDWFRKPGSFDCTLEKIDCIKKAGIRSVIMTTVSGKNIKEVPDIIDTVVAHKVDVFAFARYCPTSEGKDTGMTPQEYRELLDTCYQKFQKYEAEGCQTYFNRKDHLWTLYEYEKGIFKIPENTQEGMIYGGCNCGNCHLTILPTGDLYACRRFESKVGNVFEDRIADVWVCDRMEAYREYTKFKKCSKCELLAWCRGCPAVTYGTTGDFYEADPQCWKEVR; encoded by the coding sequence ATGAAACAATATTTTGCTTTTCAGTGGCACATCACTGACGAGTGCGATCAGCGGTGTAAACATTGTTATATATTTTCGGAAGTTCATGGCAAACATCTGGACTCCATGAACTGGGAGCAGATGGTGGACGTAGTGGACAACTGCTGTGACATGTGCGAAATGTATGATCGGTTGCCCTATTTCTATATCACCGGCGGCGATCCGATCCTGCATCCCGAATTCTGGCGGCTGCTTGGTTTGCTGAAAGAAAGGTACATTCCTTTTACTATCCTCGGCAACCCGTTCCATCTGAATGACGAGGTATGTAAAAGGTTGAAAGAATATGGATGCCAGAAATACCAGCTCTCCCTTGATGGGATGCGGGAAACCCACGACTGGTTCCGTAAGCCCGGCTCCTTTGATTGTACCCTTGAAAAAATCGACTGCATTAAAAAGGCCGGTATCCGCTCAGTCATTATGACTACGGTATCTGGAAAAAACATCAAGGAAGTTCCGGATATTATTGACACCGTTGTGGCGCATAAAGTGGATGTGTTCGCTTTTGCGCGGTACTGCCCAACCAGCGAGGGAAAGGACACCGGCATGACCCCACAGGAATACCGGGAATTGCTGGACACCTGCTATCAGAAATTCCAGAAATATGAAGCCGAAGGCTGCCAAACCTACTTTAATCGGAAAGATCACCTTTGGACGCTCTATGAATACGAAAAAGGCATTTTCAAAATCCCGGAGAATACACAGGAGGGTATGATCTACGGCGGCTGCAACTGCGGCAACTGCCATTTGACCATCCTGCCTACTGGTGACCTGTACGCCTGCCGTCGCTTTGAAAGCAAGGTGGGCAATGTGTTTGAAGATCGCATTGCCGATGTGTGGGTATGCGACCGTATGGAAGCCTACCGGGAGTATACAAAATTCAAAAAATGTTCCAAATGCGAATTGCTGGCTTGGTGCCGGGGATGCCCCGCCGTTACTTACGGTACAACCGGAGATTTTTACGAGGCTGACCCCCAATGTTGGAAGGAGGTTAGATAA
- a CDS encoding nitroreductase family protein, whose translation MELLDLIKKRRSIRKYQDRQIPKEDLEKIIEAGLYAPNAGGGQRTIIVGVHSKELTETIGKLNIAHFDKNKMLGSYVSKEQPSIIDDPTIKNGFYGAPTVCVVFAQKNFLYSIPDAFCCAENMVLEATELGISSCIIARAEETFENELGKKLLKDWQIPENYIARCFVVLGYCDGAYPAAKPRKDGRSRIIE comes from the coding sequence ATGGAATTGCTGGATTTAATTAAGAAAAGAAGGTCTATTCGTAAATATCAAGATAGGCAGATACCGAAAGAGGACCTGGAAAAAATCATCGAAGCAGGTCTCTATGCACCAAATGCGGGTGGAGGACAGCGAACCATCATCGTTGGTGTTCATAGCAAAGAGTTGACAGAAACTATCGGAAAGCTGAATATCGCCCATTTTGATAAGAACAAGATGCTCGGCTCCTATGTATCTAAAGAGCAGCCGAGTATTATTGATGACCCTACTATTAAAAATGGTTTTTATGGCGCGCCTACAGTCTGCGTAGTATTTGCCCAGAAAAACTTTTTATACAGCATCCCCGATGCGTTCTGTTGTGCAGAGAACATGGTATTAGAGGCTACTGAACTGGGGATTTCCTCCTGCATTATTGCAAGAGCCGAAGAAACCTTTGAAAATGAATTAGGAAAAAAGCTATTAAAGGATTGGCAAATTCCTGAAAACTACATTGCGAGATGCTTTGTCGTGCTCGGTTATTGCGACGGGGCATATCCCGCTGCCAAACCGAGAAAAGACGGAAGAAGCCGAATCATTGAATAG
- a CDS encoding nitroreductase family protein: protein MDFMDISKMRVTVRKFAQMPVEQEKIEKILEAGQWAPTAVNYQPQRVLVLNTLENLEKVKSFCTFNYDKKYADLAEECDDKEHGKNVYYYGAPLVLFVSYDETVCWHHPQSGKSSGVTDATIVATHMMLEAASLGLGTVWISYFDENKAKKLLNLPENWQPVCMLYVGYPAEDFKPNPNISGKRFPIEKTCFYNDIPQNVKDGADYGEL, encoded by the coding sequence ATGGACTTTATGGATATATCCAAAATGCGGGTTACGGTGCGTAAGTTTGCACAGATGCCCGTGGAGCAGGAAAAAATTGAAAAGATTTTGGAGGCCGGGCAGTGGGCTCCTACTGCGGTCAATTATCAGCCACAGCGGGTTTTGGTGCTGAATACACTTGAAAATCTGGAAAAGGTAAAATCATTCTGCACCTTTAATTACGACAAAAAATATGCAGACTTGGCAGAAGAATGTGATGATAAAGAACATGGCAAAAATGTGTATTATTATGGTGCGCCGCTGGTGCTGTTCGTAAGTTATGACGAAACTGTTTGTTGGCATCATCCCCAAAGCGGTAAGAGCAGCGGCGTCACCGATGCCACCATTGTAGCAACACACATGATGCTGGAAGCGGCCAGCCTTGGGCTTGGAACAGTCTGGATCAGCTACTTTGACGAGAATAAAGCCAAAAAACTGCTTAATCTCCCTGAAAACTGGCAACCGGTATGTATGCTTTACGTCGGATACCCAGCGGAGGACTTTAAGCCCAATCCGAATATATCTGGAAAACGATTTCCGATTGAAAAAACATGTTTCTATAATGATATACCACAAAATGTGAAAGATGGTGCTGATTATGGAGAATTATGA
- a CDS encoding Sir2 family NAD-dependent protein deacetylase, with product MENYEERLIAAKKAIENADSVLIGAGAGLSAAAGLTYSGKRFTDNFSDFIEKYGIEDMYSATFYPFKTQEELWAHWARHIDVNRYSQAATKLYMDLFRLVQEKEYFVITTNVESQFEKAGFPKDKIFEVQGNYAYLQCAKGCHDKLYYNEELIKEMAAHTKDCKIPSYLVPKCPVCGGLMDVNLRKNNYFVQDENWYQANNRYDEWLKKNYKKRIIFLELGVGFNTPGIIRYPFEQMVYSNKKSTLIRFNRDYPLGMKENIQRTISFDEEMQMIVTALLEDTDARYMEPVAWLRKVQ from the coding sequence ATGGAGAATTATGAGGAAAGGCTGATTGCCGCAAAAAAAGCAATTGAAAACGCGGACTCTGTTCTGATCGGAGCAGGGGCAGGACTGTCCGCTGCTGCAGGGCTGACCTATTCCGGCAAACGGTTCACGGATAATTTTTCCGATTTTATTGAGAAATACGGTATCGAAGATATGTACTCTGCCACCTTTTATCCGTTTAAGACACAGGAGGAATTATGGGCGCATTGGGCAAGGCATATTGATGTGAACCGCTATTCCCAAGCTGCTACAAAGCTTTACATGGATTTGTTCCGGCTGGTTCAGGAAAAGGAATATTTTGTAATTACAACCAACGTTGAAAGCCAATTTGAGAAAGCCGGTTTTCCAAAAGATAAAATTTTTGAGGTGCAGGGCAATTACGCCTATTTGCAGTGCGCCAAAGGATGCCACGACAAACTGTATTATAACGAAGAATTGATAAAAGAAATGGCAGCACATACAAAAGACTGCAAAATACCATCTTATCTTGTTCCGAAATGTCCGGTTTGCGGCGGTCTGATGGATGTTAATCTGCGGAAAAATAATTATTTTGTGCAGGACGAAAACTGGTATCAGGCAAATAACCGCTACGATGAATGGCTGAAAAAGAATTATAAAAAACGGATTATCTTCCTTGAGCTTGGGGTTGGTTTCAATACTCCCGGTATCATTCGCTACCCATTTGAGCAGATGGTTTATAGCAATAAAAAGTCAACCTTGATTCGTTTCAACCGCGATTATCCATTAGGCATGAAAGAAAATATACAGCGCACCATTTCTTTCGATGAAGAAATGCAGATGATTGTCACAGCATTATTGGAGGATACCGATGCACGATATATGGAACCCGTGGCATGGCTGCGTAAAGTGCAGTGA
- a CDS encoding DUF5131 family protein: MHDIWNPWHGCVKCSEGCQYCYMYFLDRMRGIVGSDIYKTKSGFTYPLQKNREGKYKIQSGELIRVCMSSDFFLEEADPWRTEAWDMMRQRSDVKFFLLTKRPQRVRECEAYNVTFCFIETGTHFIKDGKHYHIPKKIVQSRMAYKSGMNYQGKPMEFKLTDGWGYPIPAENLYVSHYRQNCPTCGSKLICNGCSDCGRCKE, encoded by the coding sequence ATGCACGATATATGGAACCCGTGGCATGGCTGCGTAAAGTGCAGTGAGGGATGTCAGTATTGTTATATGTATTTTCTTGACCGGATGCGCGGCATCGTCGGTTCTGACATTTACAAAACAAAATCTGGTTTTACTTATCCATTACAGAAAAACAGAGAAGGAAAATATAAAATCCAGAGCGGTGAACTGATCAGAGTCTGTATGTCCTCGGACTTCTTTCTGGAAGAAGCCGACCCTTGGCGGACAGAGGCATGGGATATGATGCGCCAGCGCAGCGATGTGAAGTTTTTTCTGTTGACAAAGCGTCCCCAGCGCGTCCGTGAGTGTGAGGCGTACAATGTCACATTCTGCTTTATTGAAACAGGAACACATTTTATCAAAGACGGAAAGCACTATCATATTCCAAAAAAGATTGTGCAGAGCCGGATGGCATATAAATCCGGCATGAATTATCAGGGAAAGCCGATGGAATTTAAGCTGACAGACGGATGGGGGTATCCTATCCCAGCGGAAAATCTGTATGTTTCCCATTATCGGCAGAACTGCCCGACCTGCGGAAGCAAATTGATCTGCAACGGCTGCAGTGATTGTGGCCGGTGCAAAGAATGA
- a CDS encoding protein-ADP-ribose hydrolase, producing the protein MTRTEQLDFMIKELMPGIAIPKEAADKWRMFRSLVNIRQPGPVSTAFLQVQDAFLKNETAQKGITRLEDLQPIADGIYLWQGDITTLAVDAIVNAANSGLTGCYRPCHGCIDNAIHTFAGVQLRNACAGIIAHQGYPEPTGRAKITAAYNLPSKFVIHTVGPIVYDKLTHEHEQQLAACYRSCLELADQNKLGSLAFCCISTGEFHFPNERAAQIALHEVMKYHRNGGKCRVIFNVFIQKDWQIYNQLLKK; encoded by the coding sequence ATGACAAGAACAGAACAACTGGATTTTATGATAAAAGAGCTGATGCCGGGGATTGCTATTCCAAAGGAGGCTGCGGACAAATGGAGAATGTTCCGTTCTCTTGTCAATATACGTCAGCCGGGGCCGGTCAGCACCGCTTTTTTGCAGGTGCAGGATGCTTTTCTGAAAAATGAAACAGCGCAAAAAGGCATTACCCGTTTGGAAGATTTACAGCCAATAGCGGACGGAATTTATCTGTGGCAAGGCGATATTACGACTCTGGCTGTGGATGCTATCGTCAACGCGGCCAATAGCGGGCTGACCGGGTGCTATCGCCCTTGCCACGGTTGTATCGACAATGCAATTCACACCTTTGCAGGTGTCCAACTTCGCAATGCCTGTGCTGGAATCATTGCACATCAGGGTTATCCCGAACCGACCGGGCGTGCAAAAATAACCGCGGCCTATAATCTTCCCAGCAAGTTTGTCATTCATACGGTTGGACCAATTGTTTATGACAAGCTTACCCATGAGCATGAACAGCAGCTTGCCGCCTGTTATCGTTCTTGCTTGGAGCTTGCAGATCAAAATAAGCTGGGCAGCCTTGCGTTTTGCTGTATTTCCACAGGTGAATTTCATTTCCCAAATGAAAGAGCAGCACAGATCGCTTTGCATGAGGTGATGAAGTACCACAGAAACGGCGGTAAATGCCGTGTAATATTCAATGTATTTATCCAAAAGGACTGGCAGATTTATAACCAGCTATTGAAGAAATAG
- a CDS encoding transposase, with product MSLTNRITEKSSIYQYLFTLKFSLYFTKPVLKHIVEFITAAVQKSYSGTVTDIVLLSFTNCHRATFGKFLSQGVWNIEYAWRAIRREVIRIIYKYSQTSDSPIFVIFDDTIAEKTMPSSQAKYPIQEAGFHQSHLKGKQVWGHQLLAMMLSCGNKVLPYYIERYIKGGKSKVQRICEMVDTLPSPKGPAYGLCDSWFTNEKVINTHFKKGYHLIGALKTNRIIYPKGIRIQVKDFAQYIEKDDVHPVTVNGSKYLVYRYEEALNGVDNAVVLLCWHESAFKKANSLHAFLCTDTELDTQIILEYYSKHWPIEIFFRQTKNNLGLNTYQVRSTKSIDRVLLLIALTYLYCTTGTGSYYQFSNGLKSVRKETQREHVLWIYQSAKDNVPIDVIFEQMNIA from the coding sequence ATGTCTCTTACAAATAGAATAACAGAAAAGTCATCAATATATCAATATTTATTTACATTAAAGTTTTCGTTATACTTCACTAAACCTGTTTTGAAACATATTGTGGAATTTATTACTGCTGCTGTTCAAAAGAGCTACAGCGGCACTGTTACAGATATTGTGCTTTTAAGTTTTACAAACTGCCATAGAGCTACCTTTGGTAAATTCTTAAGCCAAGGTGTTTGGAATATAGAATATGCGTGGAGAGCCATAAGAAGAGAAGTTATTCGTATTATATATAAGTATTCCCAAACTTCTGATTCTCCTATATTTGTGATATTTGATGATACTATTGCGGAAAAGACTATGCCTTCGTCACAGGCAAAGTATCCAATCCAGGAAGCAGGCTTTCATCAATCGCATTTAAAAGGAAAACAGGTCTGGGGACACCAACTTCTTGCTATGATGCTCTCCTGCGGCAATAAGGTGCTACCCTATTATATTGAGCGTTATATTAAAGGTGGAAAGAGTAAAGTTCAAAGAATCTGTGAGATGGTAGATACTCTACCATCTCCTAAAGGACCAGCATATGGCCTCTGTGATTCATGGTTTACCAACGAAAAAGTAATTAACACTCATTTTAAAAAGGGCTATCATCTTATCGGTGCACTTAAAACCAATCGTATTATCTACCCAAAAGGCATCCGTATTCAGGTTAAAGACTTTGCACAGTATATCGAAAAAGATGATGTTCACCCCGTTACAGTGAACGGCTCTAAATATTTGGTATATCGCTATGAAGAAGCCTTAAATGGTGTAGATAATGCAGTGGTTTTATTATGCTGGCATGAAAGTGCTTTTAAAAAAGCCAATTCCTTACATGCCTTTTTGTGTACTGATACAGAATTAGATACCCAAATAATCCTTGAATACTATAGCAAACACTGGCCGATTGAAATCTTCTTTAGACAGACAAAGAATAATCTTGGGCTAAATACCTATCAGGTGCGCTCAACTAAATCAATTGATAGGGTGCTGCTTCTAATAGCACTAACATACTTGTATTGCACTACTGGAACAGGCTCATACTATCAATTTAGTAATGGACTAAAGTCTGTCCGTAAAGAAACTCAAAGAGAACATGTTCTATGGATTTATCAAAGTGCTAAAGATAATGTGCCTATAGATGTTATTTTTGAGCAAATGAATATCGCATAG
- a CDS encoding homocysteine S-methyltransferase family protein, translated as MMDIFKELLKRIIIFDGAMGTQLQERGLKTGECPEYMNISHPDVIFDIHKSYINAGADVIETNTFGANRVKLAKYGLENETAKIIGESVRIAKKAAQEKSVALSIGPTGKLLKPYGDMAFEEAYEVFKEVVIAGEQAGADIVLIETMSDMLEAKAAILAAKENTKMKVICTMTFQEDGRTLMGSDPVTVVVSLQGLGLDAIGVNCSTGPDKMVNIVEKMSTVSRIPIIAQPNAGMPAIKDGKTVYDLMPDAFASYFPELIKKGASIVGGCCGTTPEYIRLVKSVVQDFKPNMIVNKFTAVSSNTKTIFIGGDNPLRVIGERINPTGKKSLSTALKEGDMSLAVDEAVRQQKSNADILDVNVGVPGIDEENIMVKAVSEIQNAVDIPLQIDSTNIKAIEKAVRILRGRPIINSVSAKEKSLRKVLPIVKKYGTCVIGLTVGDNGLPKNRKERLENARKIIETAKEYGIPKEDILIDCVVLTLSSEQEAAQETLEAIKLVKSELGVNTVIGLSNVSFGLPERKLINSAFLAMAASYGLDSVIINPCDDTMMNTLRASMALMNKDKGCINYLNIYGGNTPVKNSSSKKYIKNEEHDKLLYNHILEGKKAGIKNIVEDILAEGAEPLKIVDNIIIPALKDVGGKYEKGVYFLPQLLSSAEVVQEAFKIIKERLPKGTVSKGRIILATVEGDVHDIGKDIVKVLLENYGYDVIDLGKDVKGEVILEEVKRSNVSLVGLSALMTTTLFNMEKIIKLLKQNANVKVMAGGAVLTEEYALKIGADYYGKSAQDAVRIADSFFSER; from the coding sequence CTGATGGACATATTTAAAGAGTTATTGAAACGTATAATAATTTTTGACGGGGCTATGGGAACACAACTTCAGGAAAGAGGGCTAAAAACTGGTGAATGTCCTGAATATATGAACATATCTCATCCGGATGTTATATTTGACATACACAAATCATATATCAATGCAGGTGCAGATGTAATAGAGACAAATACCTTTGGTGCTAATAGAGTTAAATTGGCAAAATATGGCCTTGAAAATGAAACGGCTAAAATAATTGGCGAATCTGTCCGAATTGCCAAAAAGGCAGCACAGGAGAAAAGTGTCGCACTCTCAATAGGACCTACCGGTAAACTTCTGAAACCTTACGGTGATATGGCATTTGAAGAAGCTTATGAGGTTTTCAAGGAAGTTGTAATTGCAGGGGAACAGGCTGGTGCAGATATAGTTTTGATTGAAACAATGTCTGATATGCTTGAAGCAAAGGCGGCTATCCTTGCGGCAAAGGAAAATACAAAGATGAAGGTAATTTGTACAATGACGTTTCAGGAGGATGGAAGGACGTTGATGGGATCAGACCCAGTAACTGTTGTTGTAAGCTTGCAAGGGTTAGGGCTTGATGCTATTGGCGTAAATTGCTCAACGGGTCCTGATAAGATGGTTAATATAGTTGAAAAAATGTCTACAGTATCACGTATCCCTATTATTGCACAGCCTAATGCAGGTATGCCAGCAATTAAAGATGGCAAGACTGTATATGATCTGATGCCTGATGCCTTTGCAAGTTATTTTCCTGAACTTATTAAAAAAGGTGCATCTATAGTTGGAGGATGTTGTGGTACAACACCTGAGTATATACGATTGGTAAAAAGTGTGGTTCAAGATTTTAAACCAAATATGATCGTTAATAAATTTACAGCGGTGTCATCAAATACAAAGACAATTTTTATAGGTGGGGATAACCCCTTAAGGGTTATAGGTGAGCGAATCAATCCTACAGGAAAGAAAAGTTTGAGCACAGCATTAAAGGAAGGAGATATGAGCCTTGCGGTTGATGAGGCGGTAAGGCAGCAAAAATCGAATGCTGACATACTTGATGTAAATGTAGGTGTTCCAGGTATAGATGAGGAAAACATAATGGTAAAGGCTGTATCAGAGATTCAGAATGCAGTAGATATTCCATTGCAGATAGATAGTACAAACATTAAAGCAATAGAAAAAGCAGTAAGAATTTTAAGGGGCAGACCTATAATAAATTCTGTAAGTGCAAAAGAAAAAAGTTTAAGAAAAGTGTTGCCGATTGTCAAAAAATATGGCACATGTGTTATAGGGCTTACCGTAGGAGACAACGGACTTCCCAAAAATAGAAAAGAGAGATTAGAGAATGCTAGGAAAATTATTGAAACTGCGAAAGAATATGGCATACCTAAAGAGGACATTTTAATAGACTGTGTAGTTTTGACATTATCTTCAGAGCAAGAAGCGGCTCAAGAAACTTTGGAGGCTATAAAGCTTGTTAAAAGTGAATTGGGTGTAAATACCGTAATCGGCTTAAGCAATGTATCTTTTGGGCTTCCTGAAAGGAAATTAATTAATTCGGCATTTTTAGCAATGGCAGCATCCTACGGGCTTGATTCTGTCATTATAAATCCATGCGATGATACAATGATGAATACATTAAGGGCATCTATGGCATTAATGAACAAAGATAAGGGTTGCATAAATTATTTAAATATATATGGTGGTAATACACCTGTGAAAAATTCCTCTTCTAAAAAATATATAAAAAATGAAGAGCATGATAAACTTTTATACAATCATATTTTAGAAGGTAAAAAGGCTGGAATTAAAAATATTGTTGAGGATATTTTGGCTGAAGGTGCGGAACCGCTTAAAATAGTAGATAATATTATCATACCTGCATTAAAAGATGTTGGCGGCAAGTATGAAAAAGGCGTTTATTTTTTGCCACAGCTTTTGAGCTCTGCAGAAGTTGTACAGGAAGCTTTTAAGATAATAAAAGAGAGGTTGCCAAAGGGCACAGTATCTAAAGGTAGGATAATTCTTGCAACTGTAGAAGGTGACGTACATGATATAGGTAAAGACATAGTCAAGGTCCTTCTTGAAAATTATGGGTATGACGTTATTGATCTTGGTAAAGATGTGAAAGGTGAAGTAATTCTTGAAGAGGTAAAGCGTTCAAATGTGTCGCTTGTGGGATTAAGCGCATTGATGACGACAACGCTTTTTAACATGGAAAAGATTATTAAGTTGCTTAAACAGAATGCGAACGTAAAGGTCATGGCAGGCGGTGCTGTCCTGACAGAAGAATATGCGTTAAAGATAGGCGCAGATTATTACGGGAAAAGTGCACAAGATGCTGTAAGAATTGCAGATAGTTTTTTCTCTGAGAGATAA
- a CDS encoding MFS transporter — protein sequence MINEFAKRNKVLLLNNNFMLYIIGYVISGIGSRLTTIAISSKILYLTKSGLSLSASLMLEGIPSFLLGLFAGNVVDKMRKKNILIILYILFAMTSFWLIFANNMRLIYMISFINGILMAFEYPARSSIIPLLVDKNHLLEANSFRSSLSSINMIVGYSIGGIVVSVFGNDMSFLIDSLTFIIIAILIAFIRIDEKAHGDRSENIFDDVSKTIKNMMSEIKQGIGFIKDSRIIKQVINLNLLSTLIISMQTPLVYIFVENYLGGEKLLAVRSGTLFSLAGVGGLIGGILINVIGKKFNNISIMTTVLLLDGITLIAFSNSKIFLLSSILFTFLGVIFVVFETLTDTIIQENTNDDNRGKVYGFLGSLVDPLSIISLGIGGVLTGVFSAKTIFILCGIAEVTVALIYKTYNKIKATN from the coding sequence ATGATAAATGAATTTGCAAAAAGAAATAAAGTATTGCTTTTAAATAACAATTTTATGCTTTATATTATAGGCTATGTGATATCAGGTATCGGTTCCAGACTTACGACGATAGCTATTTCAAGCAAGATATTATATCTTACAAAGAGTGGACTATCTTTAAGTGCATCACTAATGCTTGAAGGAATACCAAGTTTTTTGCTAGGCTTATTTGCTGGAAATGTAGTTGATAAAATGCGCAAAAAGAACATATTGATAATTTTATACATATTATTTGCAATGACATCTTTTTGGTTAATATTTGCAAATAACATGAGATTGATATACATGATAAGCTTTATAAATGGTATTCTTATGGCATTTGAATATCCTGCCAGAAGTTCAATCATCCCGCTTTTGGTTGATAAAAACCATCTTTTAGAGGCAAATAGTTTTAGAAGCAGTTTGTCAAGTATAAATATGATAGTGGGGTATTCTATAGGCGGTATAGTTGTTTCAGTATTTGGGAATGACATGTCTTTTTTAATAGATAGTCTTACATTTATCATAATTGCAATTTTAATTGCCTTTATTAGAATCGACGAAAAGGCTCATGGAGATAGAAGTGAGAATATATTTGATGATGTTTCAAAAACAATCAAGAACATGATGAGCGAAATAAAGCAAGGAATAGGCTTTATCAAAGACAGTAGGATCATAAAACAGGTTATAAATCTTAATCTATTGAGTACGCTTATAATAAGTATGCAAACACCACTTGTGTATATTTTTGTTGAGAATTATCTTGGTGGTGAGAAATTGCTTGCGGTAAGAAGTGGTACACTTTTTTCGTTAGCAGGGGTTGGAGGACTGATTGGAGGTATATTGATAAATGTAATAGGAAAGAAATTTAATAATATTTCCATTATGACGACCGTATTGCTGCTTGATGGAATTACTCTTATCGCATTTTCAAACAGCAAAATATTTTTATTATCATCAATACTTTTTACTTTCTTAGGCGTGATATTTGTAGTGTTTGAAACCCTTACAGATACGATAATACAGGAAAATACTAATGATGATAACAGAGGCAAAGTTTATGGATTTTTAGGCTCATTAGTTGACCCGTTATCGATAATATCTTTAGGTATAGGCGGTGTTTTAACTGGTGTATTTAGTGCAAAGACAATTTTTATACTATGTGGAATTGCAGAGGTTACTGTAGCATTGATATATAAAACATATAATAAAATTAAAGCGACTAATTAA